CTTCTCGCTCGTCAGATGAAGGGAAAAGACTGTTTCAGCCATTGGATGATATTATCGACTCTCAAGAATTACCAAAACATCTAAGGTACATTCTGTATAATGCTACCTATAGAGATACACTGCTCCGCCGCGTAGAGGCTGTATGCGACTCCGTGGAGGCAGGCGACGAGAAGATGTTCCGAGTGAACGAAACCAAGCTCTTCCAAGAATTACTCGCAAAGGCGGAGCGAATGATTGCGCAGGGTCTGCCCAAAAGCTTAGAGGAACGGTTCGTCAAGCAGGCTTTAGCAGCGCCTTTGGTGGCTGTTACGAGGACCGACGTCGCCAagtcatcaacaacacctaAAGAGGACGAGAACGAAGCTGAATCCCAAGAAGGCAAGGACACGCAATCTACGGCAACAACTACGGATACATCAGCCAGCTCAACCTCTGATTCTGCGACACCCGCAAGCGAGACGACCCCAACGCCCGCCGAAGAAGAACTCCCAGAGCAACAAAACTGTCCGGAGCCAATAGTCCGCCTTCAAAGACTCTCCACCGCTCTGACTTTCCTCAAATCGTCTTACATCAACTCAGGCCTCTGCATCAAACTTGATGAGCTGGTGTCAGCGCCGGAAACTCCTATTGATTTTAAACCACTAAATGACCACCTAAAGCACTTGGCCGACCTTCGCGCCGAAGCACTGGCCTCCCGATCCCTTGGGGACTTCAGCCGCAAGCGCAATgcggaggatgatgatgcttCAGAGTCGCGCGCGGAAAAGAAACGCCGGttagaagaggaagagaagaaaaagaaggctgCCGAGTCGAGGGGCGTTAGGGAATTGAAGAAGGTCAACACAAGCggaatgaagaagatgagcgACTTCTTTGGAAAAACCGCTGCTAAGAAAAAGACATAAACTTCCTGCCGCTAATTCCTCTAAAAGATCGAGATACCAGCGGTGCATCGCGGGTGTTTACCCGCTGATACTAGGAAACATCCACCAGCACCCTGGTCAAGAAGTCAACGCGCCTGCCTAATTTTGGAAAGATATAGACTACGAAGCCTATACCAAATCGCGGCCCAATTTTTTGTTCGCTGGCCAGAAATAGCAATAAATAGGCTGCGCGAGGGGCTGCCGTTTGTGGTGCAATCCTCGGCCAAACCACATACATACGACTAAAATGTCGTCTAAAAATCCGAAACGCACCTATACAAATACTTTTGTTTATAGGTACGAGGTACGATGTACCTCGCGAGAGACACTGCGATTAGGGTTAGTAATAACTGGATAGACAGCGTTGGATAATCATATTATTAAAGACTACACAGCAAGCCAAATAAGACATCCTTATCCTATCAATTCTCGTCATTTCGTTATACTCAAACATCAACCTCTGAAATCGCGGCTCCCGTAATCCTGCAGACAAGTTAGTGCTGTTCTCAAACCTATTCAAGATTCTTGTTAGCGGAGCGGACACCTACATAAATGACCCGTTAGATGGCTTGGAAATAACCATCGCctccttcaacttctcctcaCTGATATCAGGGAAATGCTTCAGATAGTAGCCGTCCTTCAGTGCCTTCGTTACAGCCTCAACCTTTGACTGAGGCAGCATATGAACGGTACATCCTCCCCACCCGGCTCCTGTCAACCGACTTCCCCATGTTCCTGCCTTGCGCGCAATGGCGCAGATCTCATCAACCTGGGGAGCAGAACACTCGTAAACCTCACGACACGAGTCCTGCGACTCGTTGAGAAGTTGTCCGAGGTAGCGGATGCGCTTGTCGTCTAGTGTTGAGTGGTTTGCGAGGCAGGCCTTGAAGTCTAAGACACGGCGGGCTTCCCTAAAGCAGTGTAGGGCGCgctggcggagaaggaagcgcTCTGCTTGGACGGGGAAGGACGAGAGGTATGTGGATTCGAGCTCGGGGACGGATATGGATAGCAGTTGTGCGATTTCCTCGCGTGTGTAGCCCTGTTcctgggtgaggaggtcGAGAGTAGCCTGGATTACAGAGTCGATTTGGTACTCGAGGGGGTCGCCGAGGCGGCCTTCTTTTCGCATGAGCTCGTTATGGAAGTTGCGGAGGCTGTACCCGAGGGAGCTGTTGTCCTTGGGCAGGTGGATGCCGTTAGCTTTGGCGAGAACGACGGCGGCCAGTGTACATTCTGCAACGCGGAGGTTGTAGTGGCGGGGGGCTGTCTCTGCTTTGTTGGAGGTGACGAAACTCTGGGCCATGAGGAAAGTGATTTCTTCGGCGGCCCTGGGGATTGGGACGTGCTGTGCGGAGAAGTTGGGGAAAAACTGGGTGTAGAGGAGGTATCCGCGGCGAGAGAAGATGGAAGCAGCCTGGTCCATGCTACCCGCGTAAGGGGGTTAGTTGATAGGATTCCATAAGAGACGAAAGCTGAGTGACTTACCCTCCGGAGTATACACCGACGGCACGCTCAGAGACGACGGCTAGATCAAGCAAATCCTGCTTGGACACATCGTGGTTGTTGGCCTTCATAACAGCGAGCGCACTAGAGCAGACGAAAGCCGCGCTGCTGGAgataccaccaccaggagGCACATTTCCGTCCACAAGTACCTCCATACTAGCTGGAGCAAAGGAACCACTCTTGCGCAGAACCTTGAGCGCGCCGACAAGTCCAGCCTTGAAGTAATTCACCCACTCATGCTTCTTGGGGTCGATTTCCACGTCCGTGTCCTTGGGTACAGTGAACTCCCGAGACGGGAACTTGTCCGGCACAACATTGGCGATTTTTACGGTGGATTCTGAGCCAGCAGAAGGGACGACCTTGACGGCAATAATCACGTCGACACTCACGGCTGTAGGAAGGACGTCGTATAGGTTGTAGTCGATGTGCTCTCCAATAATATTCACGCGACCAGGGCTTCGCGCGACAAAATCGGGCCGGTGGCTGTAGACCTTGTTGAACTGGGAGACCAAGCTGTTGAAGCGCTTCAGGTGCTCTGGAGTGGCAGTTCTAGCAGACGCATCGTCGGTGGCATAGACCTCAGCGATAGATTCGGTTTGGGGGACAAGTTCCTGCGGGGTGGCCATGGCGGGGTAGTATGAGGTTCAGCTACCTGGATAGGATCGTAACTAGAGCAGAAGGGAATCCCAAAAGTAAtacagagaagaagagaacaatgtagaagaaagagaaaagaaaaagcagtGTTCCTGTGACCTCATCGAGGGGCTCCGGGGCAAATTTACCGTgttttaattaaaattatccTGATTGCGGGGACACTGGAGGCTGCGATGGGATGGACTCCCCGCTGCTACCGTAGTACTCCGGCCATGCTGTGCCCTCACCGAAGGTTATTCACGGTCCGAGTCGCATCTTCCCGACTTGCTTCGGCACAATTGGTCCCGGCCAGAGACCTTTTCCAGTTGGATCTGGCTGATGATTGATCGGGCCTAAACCAGGCGGGCGATAATTACCCGATCCCACGCAGCTGTTTGGCTCATATACTTGGGGTCGAAACCCACCACACGACCACACAATTATTTGCATATTACTCCGTACTTACGGGGCACTCAACCACTATTTTGTATGCAGTATACACCCTTGGGCATCTCCATCTACAACACCAGGGTTGAGCCTCCAGCCTGCTCAATGAGCCTACATTGTACTCGCACTCGCACGGGTGATTTGTGTGGCTGGGGAAGAATGAATGTTGGTCCGCTGCAGACTATCCATGGATAGAACATGAACTAAGGACCGGTGCTCTGAACACGGCAACTTGAGCCATCAGACCAGCCATCAGACCATGCGATGGCGCATATCTGGAGTGTAGAGACGATGAACACGCGCTAGATGATGACAAGGATTCCAACCATGTGAATTATAGGTACttagtggtggtgggttgCTGCCTAGGAATTCAGGCTTGAAAATGAGGCCGATGACCGGAGCGGTGGCGATGCGGGAGCCAATTAGCAACCACACATTATTTGACCAATGTTAAACTAATCCCAATACGGCTAGGCTGGCTGAACGGCCGCCGAGTCGGGGAGCGTCGTCGAGTGAGTCTTCAGCGGCCAGTCCAATTCCTCCGCCGGCTTTAAGGGACTTTGCTACTCACTCCTGCGAACGACTCATTTTTCCTTAAGCTTCCCATCTCTCCCCTCCACTTGGCCTGGCAATCATTGCAGCAACGATGATGCCTCTAAGACCATCAAAAAGTGCCCTGCGCACTCTTCACTACCAGAGATATCTTGcctctggaagaagaacatttGCTTCTTCTGCGGTCACGACGCCCCACCGCTTTTCGACTCAGAAGCGCGATCAGAGTACAGCTACGGCTACTGCCTCGTGAGTATCCCCATGGGTTTTACACGCCCTCGACAACTCTATTTTGATAATTGGTTCTTATTAACATTAATTGTTACCTTAGAACTACTCGACCTCAACCCAGCCCTGCCTTCAACCAAGAACCTAGCCGCAATGAGGTTTCACCTCTTCAAAATCGACAGGTTGCCGAGCTCGACGACTCGTATGACACCAACAATGCTTCTCTTAAAAGCCGTTTAAATTGAGCTAATCTGTTTTTCTGGTAGATTCGTCGGACTTAGCGGTGGTGAGATTTTTCACGAAATGATGCTTAGACTGGGAGTAAAGCATGTTTGTGAGTCATTATTCGGTTTCCTTGAATAGGCAAGAATTGTATATTGACTCTAGTTCTCAACAGTTGGTTACCCAGGAGGTGCCATTCTTCCCGTCTTTGACGCAATTTACAACTCCAAGCACTTCGACTTCGTCCTCCCTCGACATGAACAGGGTGCCGGCCACATGGCGGAGGGTTATGCTCGAGCTTCCGGAAACCCTGGAGTCGTCCTTGTCACTTCTGGCCCCGGTGCTACCAACGTCATTACCCCCATGCAGGACGCCCTATCTGATGGTACCCCGATGGTTGTCTTCTGCGGTCAGGTCGTTACGAGCTCCATTGGTACCGACTCTTTCCAGGAAGCTGATGTCGTTGGCATTTCTCGGGCCTGCACCAAATGGAACGTTATGGTCAAGTCTGTCGCCGAACTCCCCCGTCGTATCCAAGAGGCCTTCGAAATTGCAACCAGTGGCCGCCCTGGTcccgtcctcgtcgaccttcCTAAAGATATCACCGCTGGTATTCTTCGTAAACCCATCCCAATGCAGAGCACCCTTCCGTCTCGCCCAAGCGCTGCCACTATGGCAGCCAAGGAATTGAGCGAGAAGCAACTCCAAGGCACCATCAGCCGCGTGGCTCGTCTCCTCAACGTTTCCAAGAAGCCCGTTCTTTACGTCGGTCAGGGTATTCTTGCTCATCCTGACGGCCCCAAGCTTCTGAAGGAGCTCTCCGACAAGGCCAACATTCCCGTTACCACCACCCTGCAGGGTCTAGGTGGTTTTGATGAGACGGACCCCAAGGCGCTGCACATGCTTGGTATGCACGGCTCCGCCTATGCCAACTTGGCCATGCAGGAAGCCGACTTGATCATAGCCATTGGTGCCCGATTTGACGACCGTGTGACTGGCAGCATTGCCAAATTTGCTCCCCAGGCCAAGCTCGCTGCCTCGGAGAACCGTGGTGGTATCGTCCACTTTGAGATCATGCCCAAGAACATCAACAAGGTGGTTCAGGCCAACGAAGCTGTTGAGGGTGACTGCGCGGAGAATATCCGTCACCTTCTGCCTCTTGTCCACGCTGTTCCCGAGCGTCCAGAGTGGTTTGCCCAGATCAACGACTGGAAGTCTCGGTTCCCTCTCTCGCTCTACGAGAAACAGACCCCTGAGGGCGCCATCAAGCCCCAGGCTCTGATTGAAAAGCTCAGCGATTTGACTGCTCATATGAAGGACCGTACCATAATCACCACTGGTGTTGGTCAGCACCAAATGTGGGCCGCCCAGCACTTCCGCTGGCGTCGACCTCGCTCCATGATCACCTCCGGTGGTCTTGGTACTATGGGTTACGGTCTTCCCGCTGCCATTGGCGCCAAGGTTGCCCGTCCCGACTGCCTTGTTATTGACATTGACGGCGATGCCTCCTTCAACATGACCCTCACCGAACTCACCACTGCGGCCCAGTTCAATATCGGCATCAAGGTTCTCCTCTTGAACAACGAAGAGCAGGGCATGGTTACCCAATGGCAAAACCTTTTCTACGAAGACCGCTACTCTCACACACATCAGAAGAACCCTGACTTTGTGCGCCTTGCTGAATCTATGGGTGTTGCTGCCGACCGTTGTGCCTCACCTGCAGATGTGGAGGCCAAGCTGAAGTGGCTGATTGAGAGCGATGGCCCCGCCCTGCTTGAGGTATTTACCGACAAGAA
The nucleotide sequence above comes from Aspergillus puulaauensis MK2 DNA, chromosome 3, nearly complete sequence. Encoded proteins:
- the ILV2_1 gene encoding acetolactate synthase catalytic subunit (COG:E;~EggNog:ENOG410PFW3;~InterPro:IPR012846,IPR012001,IPR012000,IPR011766, IPR029061,IPR039368,IPR029035,IPR000399;~PFAM:PF02775,PF02776,PF00205;~go_function: GO:0000287 - magnesium ion binding [Evidence IEA];~go_function: GO:0003824 - catalytic activity [Evidence IEA];~go_function: GO:0003984 - acetolactate synthase activity [Evidence IEA];~go_function: GO:0030976 - thiamine pyrophosphate binding [Evidence IEA];~go_function: GO:0050660 - flavin adenine dinucleotide binding [Evidence IEA];~go_process: GO:0009082 - branched-chain amino acid biosynthetic process [Evidence IEA]); this translates as MMPLRPSKSALRTLHYQRYLASGRRTFASSAVTTPHRFSTQKRDQSTATATASTTRPQPSPAFNQEPSRNEVSPLQNRQVAELDDSFVGLSGGEIFHEMMLRLGVKHVFGYPGGAILPVFDAIYNSKHFDFVLPRHEQGAGHMAEGYARASGNPGVVLVTSGPGATNVITPMQDALSDGTPMVVFCGQVVTSSIGTDSFQEADVVGISRACTKWNVMVKSVAELPRRIQEAFEIATSGRPGPVLVDLPKDITAGILRKPIPMQSTLPSRPSAATMAAKELSEKQLQGTISRVARLLNVSKKPVLYVGQGILAHPDGPKLLKELSDKANIPVTTTLQGLGGFDETDPKALHMLGMHGSAYANLAMQEADLIIAIGARFDDRVTGSIAKFAPQAKLAASENRGGIVHFEIMPKNINKVVQANEAVEGDCAENIRHLLPLVHAVPERPEWFAQINDWKSRFPLSLYEKQTPEGAIKPQALIEKLSDLTAHMKDRTIITTGVGQHQMWAAQHFRWRRPRSMITSGGLGTMGYGLPAAIGAKVARPDCLVIDIDGDASFNMTLTELTTAAQFNIGIKVLLLNNEEQGMVTQWQNLFYEDRYSHTHQKNPDFVRLAESMGVAADRCASPADVEAKLKWLIESDGPALLEVFTDKKVPVLPMVPGGSGLHEFLVFDEAKDRERRALMKKRNPNGV
- the GAL1 gene encoding galactokinase galE (COG:G;~EggNog:ENOG410PGJ4;~InterPro:IPR013750,IPR019539,IPR006204,IPR006206, IPR036554,IPR000705,IPR019741,IPR020568,IPR014721;~PFAM:PF10509,PF08544,PF00288;~go_component: GO:0005737 - cytoplasm [Evidence IEA];~go_function: GO:0004335 - galactokinase activity [Evidence IEA];~go_function: GO:0005524 - ATP binding [Evidence IEA];~go_function: GO:0016301 - kinase activity [Evidence IEA];~go_function: GO:0016773 - phosphotransferase activity, alcohol group as acceptor [Evidence IEA];~go_process: GO:0006012 - galactose metabolic process [Evidence IEA];~go_process: GO:0046835 - carbohydrate phosphorylation [Evidence IEA]), with translation MATPQELVPQTESIAEVYATDDASARTATPEHLKRFNSLVSQFNKVYSHRPDFVARSPGRVNIIGEHIDYNLYDVLPTAVSVDVIIAVKVVPSAGSESTVKIANVVPDKFPSREFTVPKDTDVEIDPKKHEWVNYFKAGLVGALKVLRKSGSFAPASMEVLVDGNVPPGGGISSSAAFVCSSALAVMKANNHDVSKQDLLDLAVVSERAVGVYSGGMDQAASIFSRRGYLLYTQFFPNFSAQHVPIPRAAEEITFLMAQSFVTSNKAETAPRHYNLRVAECTLAAVVLAKANGIHLPKDNSSLGYSLRNFHNELMRKEGRLGDPLEYQIDSVIQATLDLLTQEQGYTREEIAQLLSISVPELESTYLSSFPVQAERFLLRQRALHCFREARRVLDFKACLANHSTLDDKRIRYLGQLLNESQDSCREVYECSAPQVDEICAIARKAGTWGSRLTGAGWGGCTVHMLPQSKVEAVTKALKDGYYLKHFPDISEEKLKEAMVISKPSNGSFMITGAAISEVDV
- a CDS encoding uncharacterized protein (COG:S;~EggNog:ENOG410PN3V;~InterPro:IPR019024,IPR041195,IPR040456;~PFAM:PF17745,PF09468;~go_component: GO:0032299 - ribonuclease H2 complex [Evidence IEA]), coding for MRTRSAPPPKQLSSSGQQSQPQPAETTMEPSKTLILPSSASPDARFVTLPNPRTGDPTRYFFCPKLGVYEFTVVASQFPRSILYTSEGKDQKSQGTVSKTAELLVATPIDILFFAIPLLTSSRSSDEGKRLFQPLDDIIDSQELPKHLRYILYNATYRDTLLRRVEAVCDSVEAGDEKMFRVNETKLFQELLAKAERMIAQGLPKSLEERFVKQALAAPLVAVTRTDVAKSSTTPKEDENEAESQEGKDTQSTATTTDTSASSTSDSATPASETTPTPAEEELPEQQNCPEPIVRLQRLSTALTFLKSSYINSGLCIKLDELVSAPETPIDFKPLNDHLKHLADLRAEALASRSLGDFSRKRNAEDDDASESRAEKKRRLEEEEKKKKAAESRGVRELKKVNTSGMKKMSDFFGKTAAKKKT